A window from Phalacrocorax carbo chromosome 20, bPhaCar2.1, whole genome shotgun sequence encodes these proteins:
- the RNF223 gene encoding RING finger protein 223 isoform X2, with translation MSCFTQLWHSNTPDSPTSPVPASPSEIPIPISPIVVTSPGDGKRKARSPTDKPGSPNPTSPKPASPVECSICFNTYDNTFKTPKLLQCSHVFCLECVARLSTGLPPNQPEDQLPCPFCRQLTSIPLEGAPALETSKELLATLPPELQQEKVLWMEGTKLCCRQPSDDPENPDSCISIDVAMSKPESPEAPPAGLAGRLSRCDMCDDWKRIVLLSALIIILFCIILWPVQCALKTGNLRCFTRTVAMSRPEYLPPKHTTAATPVTQLPFQ, from the coding sequence ATGTCGTGCTTCACGCAGCTGTGGCACTCAAACACGCCAGACTCTCCCACCAGCCCAGTCCCTGCATCTCCAAGTGAAATCCCCATCCCCATCAGCCCCATCGTTGTCACCTCCCCAGGAGATGGCAAGAGGAAGGCGAGGTCCCCGACCGACAAGCCAGGCTCTCCGAACCCAACATCTCCGAAGCCAGCCTCCCCTGTTGAGTGTTCCATTTGCTTCAACACCTATGACAACACCTTCAAGACACCCAAGCTGCTCCAGTGCTCCCACGTTTTCTGCCTGGAGTGTGTGGCCCGCCTGAGCACAGGGCTGCCCCCAAACCAACCAGAGGACCAGCTCCCCTGCcccttctgcaggcagctgaCCAGTATCCCTCTGGAAGGTGCCCCAGCACTCGAGACCAGCAAGGAGCTCCTTGCCACACTGCCTCCTGAACTCCAGCAGGAAAAGGTGCTCTGGATGGAAGGGACCAAGCTTTGCTGCCGTCAGCCATCTGATGACCCTGAGAATCCCGACTCGTGCATCTCCATCGACGTCGCCATGAGCAAGCCAGAAAGCCCGGAGGCGCCCCCGGCGGGGTTAGCTGGGCGGCTGTCCCGCTGTGACATGTGCGATGACTGGAAACGCATAGTCCTCCTCTCTGCATTGATCATCATCCTGTTCTGCATCATTCTGTGGCCAGTCCAGTGTGCCCTGAAGACGGGGAACCTCCGCTGCTTCACAAGGACCGTTGCGATGAGCAGGCCCGAGTATCTTCCCCCGAAACACACCACAGCGGCAACACCTGTGACACAACTCCCTTTCCAGTAG
- the RNF223 gene encoding RING finger protein 223 isoform X1: MESSALLPAQVSGSTSWESPRALFISPGSIMSCFTQLWHSNTPDSPTSPVPASPSEIPIPISPIVVTSPGDGKRKARSPTDKPGSPNPTSPKPASPVECSICFNTYDNTFKTPKLLQCSHVFCLECVARLSTGLPPNQPEDQLPCPFCRQLTSIPLEGAPALETSKELLATLPPELQQEKVLWMEGTKLCCRQPSDDPENPDSCISIDVAMSKPESPEAPPAGLAGRLSRCDMCDDWKRIVLLSALIIILFCIILWPVQCALKTGNLRCFTRTVAMSRPEYLPPKHTTAATPVTQLPFQ; encoded by the exons ATGGAGTCTtctgctctcctccctgctcAGGTGTCGGGGAGCACCAGCTGGG agTCTCCCAGGGCTCTATTTATTTCCCCGGGCTCCATCATGTCGTGCTTCACGCAGCTGTGGCACTCAAACACGCCAGACTCTCCCACCAGCCCAGTCCCTGCATCTCCAAGTGAAATCCCCATCCCCATCAGCCCCATCGTTGTCACCTCCCCAGGAGATGGCAAGAGGAAGGCGAGGTCCCCGACCGACAAGCCAGGCTCTCCGAACCCAACATCTCCGAAGCCAGCCTCCCCTGTTGAGTGTTCCATTTGCTTCAACACCTATGACAACACCTTCAAGACACCCAAGCTGCTCCAGTGCTCCCACGTTTTCTGCCTGGAGTGTGTGGCCCGCCTGAGCACAGGGCTGCCCCCAAACCAACCAGAGGACCAGCTCCCCTGCcccttctgcaggcagctgaCCAGTATCCCTCTGGAAGGTGCCCCAGCACTCGAGACCAGCAAGGAGCTCCTTGCCACACTGCCTCCTGAACTCCAGCAGGAAAAGGTGCTCTGGATGGAAGGGACCAAGCTTTGCTGCCGTCAGCCATCTGATGACCCTGAGAATCCCGACTCGTGCATCTCCATCGACGTCGCCATGAGCAAGCCAGAAAGCCCGGAGGCGCCCCCGGCGGGGTTAGCTGGGCGGCTGTCCCGCTGTGACATGTGCGATGACTGGAAACGCATAGTCCTCCTCTCTGCATTGATCATCATCCTGTTCTGCATCATTCTGTGGCCAGTCCAGTGTGCCCTGAAGACGGGGAACCTCCGCTGCTTCACAAGGACCGTTGCGATGAGCAGGCCCGAGTATCTTCCCCCGAAACACACCACAGCGGCAACACCTGTGACACAACTCCCTTTCCAGTAG